One window of the Strix uralensis isolate ZFMK-TIS-50842 chromosome 3, bStrUra1, whole genome shotgun sequence genome contains the following:
- the SLC35A1 gene encoding CMP-sialic acid transporter isoform X2: MSPPKENVSLLFKLYCLTVMTLVAATYTVALRYTRTVETELYFSTTAVCITEVIKLFLSVGILAKETGSLARLITSLKENVFGSPTELLKLSVPSLVYALQNNMAFVALSNLDAAVYQVTYQLKIPCTALCTVLMLNRTLSKLQWFSVFMLCGGVTLVQWKPAQATKVQVEQNPWLGFGAIAVAVLCSGFAGVYFEKVLKSSDTSLWVRNIQMYLSGIVVTLFGVYMSDGAQVLEKGFFYGYTYYVWFVIFLASVGGLYTSVVVKYTDNIMKGFSAAAAIVLSTVASVILFGLQITVTFSLGALLVCISIYLYGLPRQDTTKIQPSETKSSKERLATV, from the exons ATGTCGCCTCCGAAAG aaaatgtcagCTTACTGTTCAAGTTGTACTGCCTCACGGTGATGACCCTGGTTGCTGCCACATACACAGTCGCACTGCGGTACACGAGGACAGTGGAGACAGAACTCTACTTTTCAACGACAGCTGTGTGCATCACTGAAGTTATCAAGTTGTTCTTGAGTGTGGGCATCTTGGCTAA agaaaCTGGAAGTCTGGCAAGGTTAAtaacatctttaaaagaaaatgtatttggaagTCCTACAGAATTGCTAAAATTAAGTGTTCCATCTTTGGTGTATGCCCTCCAAAACAATATGGCATTTGTGGCTCTTAGCAACTTGGATGCGGCAGTCTACCAG GTGACATACCAGCTAAAGATCCCTTGTACAGCTTTATGTACAGTCCTAATGCTAAACCGTACCCTTAGTAAGTTGCAGTGGTTCTCTGTCTTCATGCTGTGTGGTGGTGTTACCCTTGTCCAGTGGAAACCTGCCCAGGCTACAAAAGTACAG GTGGAGCAGAATCCATGGCTAGGGTTTGGAGCGATCGCTGTTGCTGTACTGTGCTCAGGATTTGCAG gagtttATTTTGAGAAGGTCTTAAAGAGTTCAGATACTTCCTTGTGGGTGAGGAATATTCAGATGTACTTATCTGGGATTGTGGTGACTTTGTTTGGTGTGTACATGTCAGACGGAGCCCAAGTTCTTGAGAAAGGGTTTTTCTATGGCTATACATACTACGTCTGGTTTGTCATCT TTCTCGCCAGTGTAGGTGGCCTCTACACTTCGGTCGTTGTTAAGTACACAGATAACATTATGAAAggcttctctgcagcagcagccattGTTCTTTCTACTGTGGCATCAGTCATCCTCTTTGGCCTCCAGATAA CTGTTACCTTCTCCCTGGGTGCTCTCCTGGTGTGTATTTCTATTTACCTCTATGGATTACCTCGACAAGACACCACAAAAATCCAGCCATCAGAGACTAAGAGCTCAAAAGAGAGACTTGCTACTGTGTGA
- the SLC35A1 gene encoding CMP-sialic acid transporter isoform X1: MSPPKGEAGGAENVSLLFKLYCLTVMTLVAATYTVALRYTRTVETELYFSTTAVCITEVIKLFLSVGILAKETGSLARLITSLKENVFGSPTELLKLSVPSLVYALQNNMAFVALSNLDAAVYQVTYQLKIPCTALCTVLMLNRTLSKLQWFSVFMLCGGVTLVQWKPAQATKVQVEQNPWLGFGAIAVAVLCSGFAGVYFEKVLKSSDTSLWVRNIQMYLSGIVVTLFGVYMSDGAQVLEKGFFYGYTYYVWFVIFLASVGGLYTSVVVKYTDNIMKGFSAAAAIVLSTVASVILFGLQITVTFSLGALLVCISIYLYGLPRQDTTKIQPSETKSSKERLATV, encoded by the exons ATGTCGCCTCCGAAAGGTGAGGCCGGCGGCGCGG aaaatgtcagCTTACTGTTCAAGTTGTACTGCCTCACGGTGATGACCCTGGTTGCTGCCACATACACAGTCGCACTGCGGTACACGAGGACAGTGGAGACAGAACTCTACTTTTCAACGACAGCTGTGTGCATCACTGAAGTTATCAAGTTGTTCTTGAGTGTGGGCATCTTGGCTAA agaaaCTGGAAGTCTGGCAAGGTTAAtaacatctttaaaagaaaatgtatttggaagTCCTACAGAATTGCTAAAATTAAGTGTTCCATCTTTGGTGTATGCCCTCCAAAACAATATGGCATTTGTGGCTCTTAGCAACTTGGATGCGGCAGTCTACCAG GTGACATACCAGCTAAAGATCCCTTGTACAGCTTTATGTACAGTCCTAATGCTAAACCGTACCCTTAGTAAGTTGCAGTGGTTCTCTGTCTTCATGCTGTGTGGTGGTGTTACCCTTGTCCAGTGGAAACCTGCCCAGGCTACAAAAGTACAG GTGGAGCAGAATCCATGGCTAGGGTTTGGAGCGATCGCTGTTGCTGTACTGTGCTCAGGATTTGCAG gagtttATTTTGAGAAGGTCTTAAAGAGTTCAGATACTTCCTTGTGGGTGAGGAATATTCAGATGTACTTATCTGGGATTGTGGTGACTTTGTTTGGTGTGTACATGTCAGACGGAGCCCAAGTTCTTGAGAAAGGGTTTTTCTATGGCTATACATACTACGTCTGGTTTGTCATCT TTCTCGCCAGTGTAGGTGGCCTCTACACTTCGGTCGTTGTTAAGTACACAGATAACATTATGAAAggcttctctgcagcagcagccattGTTCTTTCTACTGTGGCATCAGTCATCCTCTTTGGCCTCCAGATAA CTGTTACCTTCTCCCTGGGTGCTCTCCTGGTGTGTATTTCTATTTACCTCTATGGATTACCTCGACAAGACACCACAAAAATCCAGCCATCAGAGACTAAGAGCTCAAAAGAGAGACTTGCTACTGTGTGA